The sequence below is a genomic window from Cryobacterium arcticum.
CGGCTGGCCGGGCGGCCCACCTTGGCGTACTTCTCCCGCACCCGCCGGAGGTAGGTCTTGGCCGTTTCGTACTGCACGGCCATCTCACTGGCCACATCCTTGGTGCTGTGGCCGGCCGCGTAGAGGCGGAAGGCGGTCGCTTCGCCGGGGCTGAGGCTGGGGCTGGTGGGCCGGGGTCCGGCGCCCGAGCCGGGACGCGCGGGCGCGAAGGGACGTTGCGCTGATACCCGGCGCATGACCGCGCGGGCGGCGTCCATGATTGCGGCCATCGGCAGGTCTTTGGCGAGGTAGTCGGCGGCCCCGGCGAGCCGGGCACGCTCGCGCGCTTCACGGGTGTCGAGGCCGCTGATCACGATCACCTTGGCGCCGGCGGCGCGGCAGGTGCGCACCCGAGCCTCAATGGAGACCGGTTCGGTGATCTGGTAGTCGATGAGCACGAGGTCGGCGGGAAACTCCGCCCGGTGCACGAAGTCCGCCCAAGAGGTGGACGTGAGCACCAGGGTGAAATCCGGCGCATGTTCGGCGATCCAGGTGCCCATGCTGTCGAGCAGCAGCTCGTGGTCGTCGAGGAGGGCCAGCCGGATGGGCGGGGTGTCGTCACGCGTGGTCAAAGCTGAATCTCACAATCAATTGGTCGGCGGGGGTGCTCACGGTCACTTCGGAGAAGGCGACTCGAAGGACTGCTAAATCGGCGTTGCGCCGGCGGCGCGGGGGCCGGTAGGGCGCGCGGAAGCGCGCCCAGACCTCGCCCCGGCAGGTGCCGTCGGTGGCCCGGATGGAGATGGTGAAGCGATCGAGGCGGGGGGAGGCGCCCAGGCTGCTGATCAGCGTGCGCAGGGCGGCGCGCTGGGTTCCCGACATCATGGGCGCGCAGGCATCCGGGTCGTCGACCACTGGGGCGTGCACGCCGGTCGGGCCCGAGTCGACGGCGGCCTGCAGCCACGTTCGGTCCACTTCGTGAACCATCGCCGAACGGATGCGCGCCGCGATATCGCGGGCGGTGTCGCGGTCGGCCGCCGAGATGGAGTCCGCGTCGAGCACCCGGCGCAAGAAGGGGAAGGCCTCCCCGCTGAGCGCGTTGACCCGTTCGCGGTACATGACGCGTTCGATGTCGCTGAGGAGGGCCGGCTCGAGCGCAGCCGACGAGTAGCCGGCCTGGGCCTTCCAGCGCTCCGAGTTCGCCACCAGGATGCGTGAGTAGCAGGCTGCGGCCACGGATGCGGTCATGACTGGCAGCACCGCGGTGAGGACCAGAGCGCCGCCAGGTGCCCCGTGCAGAGGCATTGGTGCGGCAACGAGGGGCATCGTGGCCAGGGCGATGGCCGAGGTAGACAACAGTCCGGCCCCCAGAATCTCACGGGGAGGGCGATAGCGGCACATCGCCACGATGAGAAGGCTGAGGGCGATCGGGATCCAGGGCAGCCAGCGTGAGGCGGCGGACCCCTCGCTGCCGTTCGTGTAGAGCAGGTAGGCGGTGCAGGCGAGAACGTGCACGACCAGATGCGCCTGCGCCGTGAACGGGGCGCGCAACGGCGCGGTTTCCCTGGCCACGACGATTGTGGCAGTCGCCAGCAGCGCCACGGCCCAGACGCGCGGCTCCCAGGCGCCCGTCGCGGCGATGCTCAGGATCGTCAGACCCACGGACCAGGCCAGGGCCATTCCTGCCAGCGAGAGGGTGGCGACGCGGCTGTCCAGCGACAGTGCGGGGTCCATTTGCTGTTGGGTTCGTTCGAGGTCCTTCATGTCGCTGCTCCCGCGTTGTCCGCCGCGGGCGTGAACGGCACCCGGAGTACGACCGAGGTGCCGATGCCCGGGGAGGACCAGATGGCTGCGGTACCGCCGACGGCGCCGATCCGGGCCGTCACGGAGTTGCGCAGTCCGAGCCGGTCGGCGGGGATGCTGTCGGCATCGAACCCCGCCCCTCCATCGCTGATCATCACCATGAGTTCGCCGTCGGAGGGGAGCACGACCACTTCAACGGCGAGCACGCCCGAATGATCTTCCACGTTCTGCAGGCACTGCCGAACCGCGAGGCCCACGGCGGCGGACCGGGCCGCATCGAGCAGCAGCACGTCCGAGAGCCGGCCGGTCGTGGTGACGTCGACACCTCGTATCGTGGCATCGAGAATTGCCGCGTGCAACGGTGAGGTGTGCGGCATACCGGGCTGTGCGCCCGGCGGCGCCGGCGCGGTCTGCTGCACGAGCTCGTCCAGATCGGTGCGGATGGCGCTGCGCAGCGAGTCGTGCAGCGTGCCGGTCGCTGACGTCGCCAGCACCGCCAGGTGGTTCAGCACGGTGTCGTGCACGAGGGCGGCGTTCCGAACGGCGACGCGGTGTTGCAGGGCGGATTCGAGTTCCACCCGGGCCGCCCGGTTGAGCCGCTGTACCGACGTGGAATCATGGCGGTGAGCCCGCCAGACGAGCAGCAGCGCTCCGGTCGTCAAGACGAAGGTGAGCACGCCGGGCACGTCGAAGGTGAAGCGGTGACCCGCGTGAAAAATCGCCAGGCTCGAGGCCACGACAGCGGTTCCGAAGCCGGCGGCACACCACCGTAGTGCCGCACCGGGGCTCCGCCCGCTCCCGCCGATCAGGATCAGCGCCATCTTGGGCAGCGCCACCGTGATCACATTCGGTACGGGCCAGACCGGCACTTGCGAGGCGAATGTGCGGGAGTGGGCGTACACGGCCACTCCGCCGACCAACAGGAAGAACACGGTGCTGGGAGTCCCCGGCCAGCGAGCTTGCACCGCAAGCGCAACGGCCATGACCAGGGGAGCCACGATGGCGGGCCAGAAGTCCGCGTCAGGATCGTCGATCTGGAAGATCACGGCCATGAGGACGGCGCCACTGAGAATTACGGCTGTTGCAGCCCGGCTCGCCAGGGTGAGTCCATTGTCGAAATCGCGAGATTTCTCGGGCGACGCGGCAGCGATCACGCCTCACCCTCTCTGTGGATCTTGTCCCTCATGGGGTCGCGAAATGTCTTGTTTCCGTACCCCGTTACACCGAAGATCCAGAGTATTTCTCAGCCTTATCGGGGGTTTTCCGAGGACTTTTGTACCCCATTCGGGGCATCGTTACCGAACCGAGATATTTTCGATCTCGATCTGAAAAGTCTGCTATTTGCCGTGACCTAGCCTGAAAAACACCGGATGCGACGGGCTCATTTCAAAATCTACCTTGGATTGGTTTTGCCGCCGCACGTCGAATGCACCCGCTCCCCGAACCACCGAAGGATTTTTCGTGGCAAACATGCTCAACTCAGTACCGCCGGTCGTCATCGCCCGATTCGGCCACCGTCGGGCCAAGCCCCGCGTCATAAGCGTGTACGACCCGAAGCAGGGGTGGACCGACGACTATCGACGCCGCCTGGTGACCTGGGAGCTGGTGGAGGAACTCCGCGCCGCCGGCTTCACCCTCGTGGAGGCGAAGTGGAGGCGCACCATGCGACAGCTCAACCTGTTCCTCATCCCCGTCCCCGACGACTTCCCCACCCGGCGCAGCAACGCATCCACGCGCTGACCGCCCGCGGAAAGGCGCCGTCAGGCCCGGGCGAGAGCGGGGGAGCGTGAACCGATCGCGGCGAGCAGCACCAGCGCCAGAAGCGCACCGAGCAGGGCGCCGGATGTGTTGGCGATCACATCCATGATGGTGGCGTAGCGAGAGGGCAGGAAGATCAGCTGCCCGAGCTCGATGACGCTGCTGGCGGCGAAGCCCACCAGAACGGCCATCCACCAGCGTGCACTGCCGAGAAGGACCACTCCGAGCAGCCCTACCGGCACGAACAACGCAATGTTGGCGGTGAATTCCACGAGCCCGTAGTTGAACCACGTCGGCACGCCGTGCGCATGCAGGTGGGTCAGGACGGTCGTGATGGGGCGGTGCGCACCGCGGTCCACCGGGGTGGGCCAGAATGCGATGAGAGCAAGAGCCACCAGGTACGCAATCGAAAGTACGAGGGCTCCGCGCCGCAGGGCGTCAGGTGAGCGCCGACTGTCAGTGCTCATGCGACTCTCCCTCCTGTGGAACGGGAGAGGCCTCCGGCACGGTTCATCGCGGGAGGACATCACCGTCAACGGACCAAGAGACCAGACTAGCGAGCCGCGGCTGTGAGGCCAATGAGTCAGCGGCCGCCGGGTACCTCGACGCGTTTGGGAAGCAGGAACACCAGGAGCAGGGCGACCACGCTGAGCGCGGCGCTGACCGCCATCGCGAGGGTGGCGCTGTCGGTGAATCCGGTGGCCAACGCCTCGGGGCCGGGTCCGGCCACCACGAGGGTGCCGAAGAACACGCTGCCCACCACGGCGATACCCGCGGCGCTGCCCACACGCTGCATGACGCCCACGACACCGCTGGCCGCGCCGGCCTCGGTGCGGTCCACGGTGGCGACGATGAACGACACGTTCGGGGCGATGAAGGCCCCGCTGCCCAGGCCCGCGATGAACAGCGGCGGCAGCAGGAGCCAGTGAGTGAGATCGGCCGGGTCGGTGAGCAGCAGCACCAACCACACCCAGACGAGTCCAACGGTGACCAGGGCCACGCCCAACACCAGGACGGTGCGGCCCAGTCGCTGGGTGAGTCTGTTGCTCTGCGACGACGCGATTATCGAGCCGATCGCGAACGGGATGGAGACGAGACCGGACTCGAGTGCGGTGTGCCCGAGACCCGCCTGCCAGAGGATGGAGATGGTGAAGAAGATGCTGGTGAAGGCCGCGAAGTAGACCAGGGCCAGAATCACGCCGCCGGTGAAGGCCGGGTGGGAGAAAAGGTGGGGCGGCACAAGCGGGCTCTGGCCGGCTTTACTGACCCGCACCTCCCAGGCGCCGAACGCCACGATCAGCAGTGCGCCGGCGGCGAGTACGAGGTAGGTCCAGAGCGGCCAGCCGCGGTCCTGGCCTTCGATGAGGGGCACGAGCAGCGCAACAAGACCGGCCGAGACCAGCAGGAGGCCCACCCAGTCGATACGGGAGGACGCGGCGGCGCCCGGGGCGGATGCGGTGCCGGTTCCGGACGGCAGCAGAATGGCGGCCGCGATGAGCGCAACGATGCCGATGGGCAGGTTCACCCAGAACACCAGGCGCCAGCCGTTCTCCACCCCGAAGGCCTCGATGATCAGTCCGCCCACGATCGGGCCGAGCGCGGTGGACACGCCGATGACCGAACCCATGATGGCGAACGCCTTGCCGCGGAATCGCGGCGGGAACATCAGCTGGATGACGGCCGTGACCGCGGGCACGAACATGCCGCCGGCGAGTCCCTGCAGCACCCGGGCCACGATGAGCTGCAGCTCGTTCTGGGCCAGGCCGCACGCGAGGCTGGCCACAGTGAAGAGGGCCAGACCGGTGAAGAAGACCCACTTGTGGCCGATGCGGTCACCGATGCGGCCGGCCGGGATGAGCGCCAGGCCGAAGGCCAGAGCGTATCCGGAGATGATCCAGGAGAGGGTTGCCTCCGACGCGGTGAGGCTGGTCTGGATGCTGGGCAGCGCGACGTTGACGATCGTGGTGTCGAGCAGGGCCATGAACATGCCGGCGAGCAGCACGATGAGCGCCTGCCAGGCACGGCGGGAAACCACAGGGGCCGGCGACGCGAGGGGGGAGTCAGACATGGGGGGCCTTCCGGGCGCAGAGGAACAGAAAAACCCCCACTCGTGAGAGTGGGGGTTTCTTCTGTCGGGGTAACAGGATTTGAACCTGCGACCTCGTCGTCCCGAACGACGCGCGCTACCAAGCTGCGCCATACCCCGATGGCCCTGTAGGCCTCGTCAAGTATAACCCCATCGGCTCGGCGGGTTTCGACCAGCCGGTTTCGCCAGGCTCAACCACTGTGGACACGATCGCGCGGCGGCCTGCGTGGTCTCGACAAGCTCGACCCCCGATGGGTCGCGACCCGCACGGCGCTAGACCGGTGCTGGGCCGCGACCAATACGGTGGTCGAGCTTGTCGAGACCCGCACAGGCGACGCCGCGCGTTGGTTTCGGCAGGCTGGTTTCGACAGGCTCAACCACCGTGAGTGCGGTGGTCGAGCTTGTCGAGACCTTGCTACTGCTTGCCCACGACCACGATCACTGT
It includes:
- a CDS encoding VanZ family protein, with product MSTDSRRSPDALRRGALVLSIAYLVALALIAFWPTPVDRGAHRPITTVLTHLHAHGVPTWFNYGLVEFTANIALFVPVGLLGVVLLGSARWWMAVLVGFAASSVIELGQLIFLPSRYATIMDVIANTSGALLGALLALVLLAAIGSRSPALARA
- a CDS encoding DNA-binding response regulator, with the translated sequence MTTRDDTPPIRLALLDDHELLLDSMGTWIAEHAPDFTLVLTSTSWADFVHRAEFPADLVLIDYQITEPVSIEARVRTCRAAGAKVIVISGLDTREARERARLAGAADYLAKDLPMAAIMDAARAVMRRVSAQRPFAPARPGSGAGPRPTSPSLSPGEATAFRLYAAGHSTKDVASEMAVQYETAKTYLRRVREKYAKVGRPASRKGDLIRRAAEDGYLH
- a CDS encoding sensor histidine kinase, whose product is MIAAASPEKSRDFDNGLTLASRAATAVILSGAVLMAVIFQIDDPDADFWPAIVAPLVMAVALAVQARWPGTPSTVFFLLVGGVAVYAHSRTFASQVPVWPVPNVITVALPKMALILIGGSGRSPGAALRWCAAGFGTAVVASSLAIFHAGHRFTFDVPGVLTFVLTTGALLLVWRAHRHDSTSVQRLNRAARVELESALQHRVAVRNAALVHDTVLNHLAVLATSATGTLHDSLRSAIRTDLDELVQQTAPAPPGAQPGMPHTSPLHAAILDATIRGVDVTTTGRLSDVLLLDAARSAAVGLAVRQCLQNVEDHSGVLAVEVVVLPSDGELMVMISDGGAGFDADSIPADRLGLRNSVTARIGAVGGTAAIWSSPGIGTSVVLRVPFTPAADNAGAAT
- a CDS encoding DHA2 family efflux MFS transporter permease subunit; translation: MSDSPLASPAPVVSRRAWQALIVLLAGMFMALLDTTIVNVALPSIQTSLTASEATLSWIISGYALAFGLALIPAGRIGDRIGHKWVFFTGLALFTVASLACGLAQNELQLIVARVLQGLAGGMFVPAVTAVIQLMFPPRFRGKAFAIMGSVIGVSTALGPIVGGLIIEAFGVENGWRLVFWVNLPIGIVALIAAAILLPSGTGTASAPGAAASSRIDWVGLLLVSAGLVALLVPLIEGQDRGWPLWTYLVLAAGALLIVAFGAWEVRVSKAGQSPLVPPHLFSHPAFTGGVILALVYFAAFTSIFFTISILWQAGLGHTALESGLVSIPFAIGSIIASSQSNRLTQRLGRTVLVLGVALVTVGLVWVWLVLLLTDPADLTHWLLLPPLFIAGLGSGAFIAPNVSFIVATVDRTEAGAASGVVGVMQRVGSAAGIAVVGSVFFGTLVVAGPGPEALATGFTDSATLAMAVSAALSVVALLLVFLLPKRVEVPGGR